One region of Zingiber officinale cultivar Zhangliang chromosome 7B, Zo_v1.1, whole genome shotgun sequence genomic DNA includes:
- the LOC122005603 gene encoding 3-ketoacyl-CoA synthase 11-like, which translates to MVKESERYGKLAVDYLFDHSVYFLVTLSVAFFLTQMPSVASLDDLRRRMDSTTVVLGGCLLLCLVVIYLLWRPRPVYLMETACYKAKKTSHEFMSVADFIGVFPPENIEFQRRILERAGLGHDTYLPETVLRSRSYNHPVEARKEACAVMFEPIEALLKKTGLRPEDIDILIVNCGLYNPAPSLSAMVVNRFKLRHDVITFSLGGMGCSASPIGVALARDLLQLNRNSYAIVVSIENTSMGGRYEGNDRSMLVSNCLFRVGGAAVLLTNKRSERRRSKYQLMHVVRTHTGAEDRSFNAAAQAVDDEGKLGIKLSKDIMAVASDALRLNLTTLGPLILPASEKLHFAASWLAGRLSKSGAKSYVPDFMRAVQHICVHTGGRAVVDEMGRHLKLNEWHLEPSRMTLFRFGNTSSSSIWYVLAYMEAKGRVRKGDRVWQIALGGGFKCNSAVWRSLRTVDPAAEDPDLNPWADEIHKYPVELVVPPNTDTMGIHLIKFDY; encoded by the exons ATGGTTAAAGAGAGCGAGCGGTACGGGAAGCTCGCCGTCGACTACCTCTTCGATCATAGCGTCTACTTCCTCGTCACCCTGTCGGTCGCTTTCTTCCTCACGCAGATGCCGTCCGTCGCCTCCTTGGATGATCTCCGGCGTCGGATGGACTCGACCACCGTGGTCCTCGGCGGATGCCTCCTGCTCTGCCTCGTCGTCATCTATCTGCTTTGGCGACCGCGGCCGGTGTACCTCATGGAGACCGCTTGCTACAAGGCCAAGAAGACCAGCCACGAGTTCATGTCTGTGGCGGACTTCATCGGCGTTTTCCCGCCGGAGAACATCGAGTTCCAGCGCAGGATCCTGGAGCGCGCCGGCCTCGGGCACGACACGTACCTCCCGGAGACGGTGTTGCGCTCGCGGTCGTACAACCACCCGGTGGAGGCGCGGAAGGAGGCGTGCGCCGTGATGTTCGAGCCCATCGAGGCGCTGCTGAAGAAGACGGGGCTGAGGCCGGAGGACATCGACATCCTGATCGTCAACTGCGGGCTGTACAACCCGGCGCCGTCTCTGTCGGCGATGGTGGTCAACAGGTTCAAGCTCCGGCACGACGTGATCACGTTCAGCCTGGGTGGGATGGGGTGCAGCGCGAGCCCGATCGGGGTGGCCCTGGCCAGGGATCTCCTTCAGCTCAACCGGAATTCATATGCCATCGTAGTCAGCATCGAGAACACCTCCATGGGCGGCAG GTACGAGGGGAACGACCGATCGATGCTGGTGTCCAACTGCTTGTTCCGGGTGGGTGGCGCAGCCGTTCTGCTGACCAACAAGCGCAGCGAGAGGCGGCGGTCCAAGTACCAGCTGATGCACGTGGTCCGCACGCACACGGGCGCTGAGGACCGGAGCTTCAATGCGGCGGCCCAGGCGGTGGACGACGAAGGCAAGCTGGGCATCAAGCTCTCCAAGGACATCATGGCGGTGGCGTCCGACGCCCTCCGCCTCAACCTCACCACCCTCGGCCCCCTCATCCTCCCCGCCTCCGAGAAGCTTCACTTCGCCGCCTCGTGGCTGGCTGGGCGGCTGTCCAAATCCGGCGCGAAGTCGTACGTGCCGGACTTCATGCGCGCGGTGCAGCACATCTGCGTCCACACCGGCGGCCGAGCTGTGGTCGACGAGATGGGGCGGCACCTGAAGCTCAACGAGTGGCACCTGGAGCCGTCGCGCATGACGCTGTTCCGCTTCGGCAACACGTCGAGCAGCTCGATCTGGTACGTGCTTGCCTACATGGAGGCCAAGGGCCGCGTGCGCAAGGGCGACCGCGTGTGGCAGATCGCGTTGGGCGGCGGATTCAAGTGCAACAGCGCCGTGTGGAGGTCGCTCCGGACCGTCGACCCGGCTGCGGAGGACCCCGATCTCAACCCGTGGGCGGACGAGATCCACAAGTACCCGGTAGAACTCGTCGTCCCGCCCAACACCGACACCATGGGAATCCACCTCAtaaaatttgattattaa